A DNA window from Acetobacter aceti NBRC 14818 contains the following coding sequences:
- a CDS encoding DNA-3-methyladenine glycosylase I — MQTVAGRDGQPRCAWCAATEQYEAYHDHEWGFPVSDDRRLFEKLCLEGFQAGLSWRTILTKREAFRAAFAGFDPERVARFDEADVQRLLSDAGIVRHRGKIEAAINNAQRMLELVEQEGSLAAYVWRFEPERLAAPEIVTETAASRALSKDLKKRGWKFVGPTTIYAFMQAMGLVNDHAPGCVTREKVDAARAVFEVPE; from the coding sequence ATGCAGACCGTTGCAGGACGGGACGGACAGCCACGCTGCGCATGGTGCGCGGCGACGGAACAGTATGAAGCCTACCACGATCATGAATGGGGGTTTCCCGTCTCCGATGACCGTCGGCTGTTTGAAAAACTCTGTCTGGAAGGCTTTCAGGCTGGTCTGAGCTGGCGGACCATTCTGACCAAGCGCGAGGCGTTCCGGGCCGCTTTTGCAGGTTTCGATCCAGAACGTGTCGCTCGGTTTGATGAAGCGGATGTTCAGCGGCTTCTGTCCGATGCCGGAATTGTGCGACATCGCGGGAAGATCGAGGCCGCGATCAACAACGCCCAGCGGATGCTGGAGCTTGTAGAGCAGGAAGGATCGCTGGCGGCCTATGTATGGCGCTTCGAACCTGAGCGACTGGCGGCTCCAGAGATAGTGACGGAAACGGCAGCCTCCCGCGCCCTGTCGAAGGATCTGAAAAAGCGCGGCTGGAAGTTTGTCGGACCCACGACGATATATGCTTTCATGCAAGCCATGGGACTGGTCAACGATCACGCGCCGGGCTGTGTGACCCGAGAGAAGGTGGATGCGGCGCGAGCGGTGTTCGAGGTGCCGGAGTAG
- the leuB gene encoding 3-isopropylmalate dehydrogenase, with translation MSARKLLILPGDGIGPEVMREVARVTAWLSRKRGITFDVSEDLVGGASLAEYGTPIREEVIQKAREADAVLFGSVGDPKWNNVGFDKRPELAILKLRQELGLFANLRPAKVFDALVDASTLKPEVVKGLDIMIVRESTGGIYFGDPRGIETLPNGEKRGINTEVYTTHEIERVGRIAFEMARKRKNSVCSVEKHNVMESGLLWKEVITDLHAREYSDVTLSHMLADNCAMQLVRNPRQFDVIVTGNLFGDILSDLASMLTGSLGMLPSATLGAKHSDGRMPALYEPIHGSAPDIAGKGIANPIAQILSLAMLLRYSFDLETEATMIENAVSAVLATGLRTADIMSEGKARVGTDVMGEAIVRELDKLAD, from the coding sequence ATGAGTGCCAGGAAACTGCTGATCCTCCCGGGCGACGGCATCGGCCCCGAAGTCATGCGCGAAGTGGCGCGCGTCACCGCATGGCTCAGCCGCAAGCGCGGCATCACGTTCGACGTCTCCGAAGACCTTGTCGGCGGCGCATCGCTGGCCGAATACGGCACGCCGATCCGCGAGGAAGTCATCCAGAAGGCCCGCGAGGCTGACGCCGTGCTATTCGGCTCCGTGGGCGACCCAAAGTGGAACAATGTCGGCTTCGACAAGCGTCCCGAGCTGGCCATTCTCAAGCTGCGTCAGGAACTCGGCCTGTTCGCCAACCTGCGCCCGGCCAAGGTGTTTGACGCGCTGGTGGACGCCTCCACGCTCAAGCCTGAGGTCGTGAAGGGCCTCGACATCATGATCGTCCGTGAGAGCACGGGCGGCATCTATTTCGGTGATCCTCGTGGTATCGAGACGCTGCCGAACGGCGAGAAGCGCGGCATCAACACCGAAGTCTACACGACGCACGAGATCGAGCGCGTCGGTCGCATCGCCTTCGAGATGGCCCGCAAGCGCAAGAACAGCGTCTGCTCTGTCGAGAAGCACAATGTCATGGAGAGCGGTCTGCTGTGGAAAGAGGTCATCACCGATCTCCACGCCCGCGAATATTCCGACGTGACGCTGTCGCACATGCTGGCCGACAACTGCGCCATGCAGCTGGTTCGTAACCCGCGCCAGTTCGATGTGATCGTCACCGGCAATCTGTTCGGCGACATCCTGTCCGATCTGGCGTCGATGCTGACCGGCAGCCTTGGCATGCTGCCGTCCGCCACGCTGGGCGCGAAGCACTCTGATGGTCGTATGCCTGCGCTCTATGAGCCGATCCACGGCAGCGCGCCGGATATTGCGGGCAAAGGCATTGCCAACCCCATCGCGCAGATCCTCTCGCTGGCGATGCTGCTGCGTTACTCCTTCGATCTCGAAACCGAAGCGACGATGATCGAGAACGCGGTCTCTGCCGTGCTGGCGACAGGTCTGCGGACTGCCGACATCATGAGCGAAGGCAAGGCCCGCGTCGGCACCGACGTCATGGGCGAGG